In the genome of Budorcas taxicolor isolate Tak-1 chromosome 7, Takin1.1, whole genome shotgun sequence, the window TTTGATATACCTTTGCCTCAAGAAGGAATGACCCCCACGGAGGTCTTGGTGAACTCAGCTGGACGTTCTTCCTCAGCTTGAACCTCAGCCCTCTTTCAGGACCTGTCCCCATCCCTGACCTCGACAGTCCCACATCACAGGAGGCTGGGGCCCACAGCCCCACCATGCAGGAACCCAGAAAAGGGATGGCAGAGCAGTCCTGACTCTTCTCCCgtccaagatggatgccagtggggaaacaggagggaaggtgaTGGTGCCAGGACAATCCCAACCCCCGTGTGTGGCATTTAACAACTGGCTCTGGTGGGAGAGCCGTGGTGTAGTGTTCACCGATTCCTGTGGTGTCAATGCTCCCACAGGGCCCATGGGCAGCGCCAGGAGACACGCACCGGGTGGCAGGGGGGTTGTTCGAGACCAGCTCTAGCATGGCGCTGGGTGGACCCTGCCCTGGGGTGTGAAGGATGGCACTTTGCCCTTGGGGGCTGACCCCGGTGCAGTTGCGGCCTCCCCAGAGACGAGTCATGTGGAGGAAGCCTCCCACCTTCCCCAGGGCCAGCCAGGGGCTCAGGCACACCCTTGGTGTGCGGCAGAGGCTCTGGCTCTGTAGGTGCAGGGACCCATgcctgtgtgcacgtgtgcaggGCCTGTGTCACACACGCACTCACAGCAGGGTTCTGTGGTCAGGGGCTGACGCTGACCAGCTCTGGCCACCGTCTGAAGTGCCATGCACTGGGTCCCCCAAATCTAGGCTTCCAGTGCCAGCTGCCACCTCCACATAGGCTCATGGACGCCAGTAGGCCCAGCAACTCCCAGGAGACCGGACCCCAGAACTTCCCTCCAAATTGGCTTCCATCCCAGGTGGGCTTATATTGGACAGCTCTCTGCCCCGCACTCCGTCTGCTTCATCAGCAGACGCCCGGCAGCCCCTTGGGCCTACCTCGCCTCTGCTCGGCACCTTCAGGAGCCCATCGACCTGTGCTCCTGCAACTCCTCCCAACTTTGGAGTAAAATGCCAAGCGTACCTGGCCCCAGCTCACCAGCAACCCCCTTTCGCTCCCCGCAACGCGGAAACCCACtgctccccccccccgccccccgcgccgccccccccccccccccccccgctcccgCCTCAGGCTTCTGCTAGTACCCATCCCGTCCACGCCCAAGCCCCGCCCACAGCCCCGCCCCTCGCCCAGGCCCTCCACTCGACTGCCGGCGAGGCCAGCCCAGCACCCTGCCAGGCGCTCTGTGCTCCTGCGCACTTGGACTGACCCACTGGCGGATGGGGAGCAGGCCCAGGTTCTCACTGTGTGGGGGTTACAGACAAGTGAGAGGAGAGGCTGGAATATTCCACGTGGTCATGGCTTAGCATTGGCTCTGTGGGTCTGAACTCACCTTCAGCCCAGTATGGACAAGAGGCACTTGCATATACACCGTGCCTGTCAGGCCTATATGGAAAAACACCCCACAGCGATGAACACACCTTGGTCCCACTCTCCAACAAAGGAAACTGGGCTAGTGGAGAAACAGCTGGTTGCAGGGCAGCCGCAGGAAACGAGCCTGAAGCATCTCTTGGTGTCAGAGGAAGGAagtgctaacacacacacacacacacacactcactaatGGAGGCTAGTCAAAGAGACACAACGTGGGAGCTGAGGGAAGTAGATCCCAGTGTCTGAAACCAGATCAATTCAGCCAATAAAGCAAAGTACTATTATAGATTGGTTTACAGATTATAGCCCAAGGTAAAAAATATGAGTTCCCAGTGATACAAATGATACAATAACTAACTAAATGGGGGAGAATGGAACTCTAAATATTCATGCCGCCTCTGTGACCTCCAGGAGGGTGTTCCTCCAGAGAGCACAGCACGGAGGAAAGGAGGGTGCCTGACAGCAGGCTGTGACAGAGATCCCCGCCCAAAGTGAGAAGCCGCGCTGAGACCACAGAGCTTGCTGCCCCCGAGGCCTTCTTTCCAAACCCTCGCCACAGGCAGTCATGAGATATATTGAAACAAGTTCCAGGAGGGGCTTTTACAAACTACCTGACCTGCAAAATTCCAAGGGCGCCAGAAACAGGAAATCTGAGGAAGTCACCACAAGAGGGGCCAAGGAGACATGGCGACAGCCACCCCTCAGGGGCTCTCAGGAGAGCAAAAGATCACAGGTGCAAAGGGAGGCGCCTTTGGTCACTGGCAACGTATCAGCATTGGTGCACGGATTGTGACAAGCACGCCATGGGGGAACTGGGCTTGGGAGCAAGTGAGAACTCTCCCTGGTCTCTCCAGTTTCTCTGTAAAGCACAGGTGCTGTAAAATAAGAAACCGTATTTAAAGTGGCTTCCTACCCCATCACTACAAGCTCCTTCTCCCTGTCTTTTCCCATCTGGAACGTACTTCTCTGTGTCTGGAGGCTTCATGTACAGAGTGGGGACTTTCACTAGTGACCAGTCCTGGGGCTGTGGGGTACAAGGACCCCAACACAGGGCTGGAGAAGTGGGAGGCAAAGGCCAGGCCCACAGATGTCTGGTGCTAACGGGAGGAGGCAGCCCGTGGGGGCTCAGCCCTGGCTGGGCCAGCAGGAGAAGGTGTATGAGAGTGCTGGCCCCTCAGGGAACAAGTTCTTGGCATTTGTTGGGAGCGATCTTGGCATCTGTTCAGAGGGAATCCCCCCCAGAGCTACATGTTACAGCAAGTGTGGGTGGGGGCCACCCAGGACAGAGGGCCAGGTGCACCTGGGGTCAAGGCCTGGGAAGGGGCAGGCCTGGGAGTGCTCAGGGGAGGgtgagctggggagggaggggggactgGCCAGTGAGCAGGGCGCATGCTAGGGCTCCCTGTGAAAGGGGCTGGGGTCATCTTCACCCAGAGCTGCCCGAGCAGGCGCCCTattgggaggagggtgggaggcacACACTCTGGGCTCCAGGGGCATCAGGATGACCTGTGCTGGGCCCTCTACCCCTGGTTCTGGCACCAAGAGAGTGGCTTCTGCAGAGGTGGGCAGCTGGGCACTCTCCCCTTCAAGCTCCTTCCACCCCTGGATATGAATGGAGGCCCTAAGGGGCTGGTCAGAGACTGGGACCCAGAGGTGCCCAGGGCCGCCTCCTGCAGTACAGTGAGGCCGGGCCTGCCCAGCCACTTCCTTCCCACCCCAGCCTAGCTTCCTCCACGTGGCCCCTCGCACTGTGGGCGGGCTTCCTCTGCCTGCGGTGGGGCTGCTGGCCTGCTCCCCACTCCAGAGTGCTCAGCTCACCAAGAGGACTGATGGAACCCTTCCCTGGGAATCTCAGCACCGCAGGTagcctcttcctcttcctgagGACTCCTGGGTGCAGCGGACCCTGGGTGGTCCCTCCTTGACATATGAGCACCTTCAAGAAGCCCAAGGTAGACTCAACCCCAGGAGACTGCGGTCTTTATAAAGGACCAGGGCCTGTTCCAGAAACCCCACTTCTGCAGGTCTCCAAGCTAGGGTCTCCCTCCTGCTGCGTGCCCACACACCCACCCAAGTACCCTGCTGGGGACAGTTCTGAGTGAGGCTGCAGCACCTCCCGCTGCTCGGGTCCTAACACTGCATGCCCAGAGGAATTTCCCCCTGCCTCCACTGGCGCCAAGCCCCCAAGTCTGCTCTCCCCACAGCCGGGCCTTAGACGCTCAGATCTCCCCTCATCAGCTTTGTGAGGCTTCTGCAGGTGGTCCTCCACATCCCTGCCCACTCCAGGCCCGTCCTAGATGCCCCAGTCATGTCCTACCTGGACCCCCAGCCAGTGAGAGGTGTATACCTCCCCCACCTCAGGTGCCCAGAACCCAGGCCTGGGGCTCCTCTGCCACCTTCACCTGCCCCCAGCAACTCCAGGGTACACCACAGCCTCCCACACTGTGTAGACTCCAGTTAGTGACCAGGTTCCCCTCCCAGCTGCCTACCCCTATTTCCCTTCCTGCAGGGACCCCAAGGTGGGGTCCCAGGAAGCCCAGGGCTCTCCGAACAAAGCCCATACCCTCGTGGGTCCTGAGGGATGATTACCTGACCTGCTCCTGCCCAATCCAGAGCTGACCAGCTCTGTAGTCCCTCCTCTCACACATGGATACACACTTACACATGCATCTGCACACACATCCTTCATCCTCACTCACtttcacacacacgcacgcattcACTCCGCCTTCTGCCTTGTACCacccgcccaccccccacccccaccccccccaccccccccaccccccgccccgactCCCGCAGTGGCCTTCCTCTGGGAAGTGAGGCTTCCCCACTGCATGCTCGGAAGCAATGGAGCTCTGCCACAGCACTGGGTCTGCTGAGGAACCAGGGCCGCCTGTTCCATCCTAGCTTGAACCTGGGAAGTGAGGGGCTTCCTGCAGGGGTGGAGGGCGTGGTGGGGCCAAGCCTGGGGAGTGAGTCACGGTGGAGCGGCCGGGACTGCTCCTGCCTCAGGGGAGCCCGGGACGCAGAACGGTGGGCTCGGGCAGAGGAAGGTGTCAAGAGGAACAAGGGCGGGAGGCTACACCCCTCAGACCCCATGGGGTGCCCCACTGTCCACCCCTCCTAACCGCCTATGCTGGAGCTGCCCCAAAATGCCACAGTACAGCCAGTGTGCCCCACACTCTGCCCCCTTCCTCAGTCTGCGGCACTGTCACTTTTCCTGCCCTGCATACCCCCGTCCTGCCCTAACGCCTGCTCCCCCGAAGGCCGAGTGCACCACAGGACCGGCTGTGTCCCTCCGCCATGCAACCCCTCGTCAGGACGCCTGCCCAGCCGCCCTGCACACACCCCGACCCGGGCGACTCACTCACATCTGTGGCGCAGCAGGGCCTGCTCCTGGAGGACAGGAGtctgctctgctctctgctcaCCTCCAGGAACCAGATCTGAGGCAGCTGCCCACAAGTGGGGGTTTAGGAAGATGCCCACAGCTACATAAAGGCCAGTCCAGGAGCAAGGTGGACAGCAAGCAGGTGTTCCAACTAGTCTGTCTGCCCATGTGGAGGAGGTGGGGCTCCCCAGCCTCCACCCAGGACTGAAGAGCCCAAGGCCCCGTCCCCGGACACACCGCAGCTGCCGAGCTGGCGGGGGCTGGCCAGCCCCACACGGCCTGAGGGGTCCCAGCTGCTAGGGccaccccttccctccttcctcatcAGCTAGCCTAGCAGCCTCCAGAGGGATGGGGGCAGACTGCCTCtaccccctcctgccctcaagtcACACTGCACCAGAGGTGTCACCCATCTGGCTCTTTTGAGGGCAGGGGGCCTGAGATGGACAGACCCCCAGAATGGAGGGACAGTCAAGCCCAGAACCTGTCATCTCTTGGGGCTGGCTGTTTCCAGAGTTGTGCCTAGGCCCCTGGGACCACGGACCCAGAGTGAAGAATGTGCCGCTCAGCCCTAAAGGGCACCCCACCCATGGTCTCCTGGTGACATCTTACCTTTTCCAGGCCAGGAAACAAGTCCTTCTGAGCCTTCCCACCTGCTGGCCAGCTGCACACGGCCCTCCTGAGTGTGCACCCAGCTAAGTCCAGGGCCCGACCCAGAGCCACCTCTCACCGCCAAGCACAATGTGGGGGGAGGGCCTTCAAGGGCTCCATTGTTTCCCCCGTGGCCCCGGGTCTGAATCCCTGAttgtccctgggtctggatgGGTCCCAGAGAGGGAAGCAGCCTCTCCCAGGCTACACAGCAGGTCAGGCGGCAGCCCAGTCCCGTCTCGCTGGCCTTCAAGGTGAAGGCTGTGTAGCACCCCTCTGCCTGCCATCCAGCATCCAGGCCCAGCTCTCGCCGTCTATCGGGGCTCTGGGACGAAGCCCAGCCTTTCTGTTCCTGCGTGGGCTCCCTGCCTCCTCAGCTTGCACCTACCATCTGTCTGGGTTCCACAGCAGAACGTGGCCTGGGAGTGGACCAGGGCACAGGCGAGCGCCCCGTGTCTAGTACTGATACAGCTCAGCTGCCCTGACTTGAGCCGGGCGGCTTCTGAAGGCATCTGAGACTCTAAAGCCAGGAATCCCAGCAGAGGACCCCAGGCGTCTTCCCCGGGCGGGCCTCTCCAGGGCCAGCCAGATCCCCAGGGGCCCATGCACAAGGCCCCAGTGGCAGGGGTCTCCTCTGCGGGCTCCGTCCCTCTCCAGATCTGCAGTGTCTGTCCCTCTGCCACTCTCAGCCCAGGTCAGGGACCGGGAGGAGGAGTGGTTTGAGAAGGATGAGCTCCAGGACCTTCTGACCCCAGCCTTGCAGAGAGACAGTGGGAGATGAGGTCCTGCACCCACCTTGGGGCAGTCCTGGGCAAGGAGTGTGTGGCAGCTCAGGAGCAGCCTCTCTGGGGGCCGGCAGCCCGGAGCAACAGGTGTAAGGAGGCTGCTACCCTCTGGGGGTGGCCAGTCAGAGCGGGGCTGTCCAGAGTGGGGACGGGGTGGCTCTGGAATGGTATGCTGTGAACCCACCCACCCAGGGCCATGATCCAAGTGCTCAAGGACACTCTAACCCAGCAGTTCTTTATTTGGATGTTGGCCTGGCTTCCACGGGTAAGGGGTTGACAGGGCATGGTGGGGAGGAAGCCTAGAAATGGACATGGGGAATGGGGGTAAGAGACAAGGTCCTCCAACCACGGTGGGGGGTGAGGGAAGATGGACAGCACCCCAATCTCTGGGTCCTAGCTGAGGTGAGCAGAGCCACTGCCAGGAGACTCTGGCCCATTGGTGTGGGCACCAGGCCCTAGGCCCCACCTAAGAGGACACAGCTGGCGGGCCTCCTCAGGACTGACCAGTGGCTTGAGCCTTCTTTATTTCCtgccagagagaaagagaggctgaGGAAAGGAAGATCTCGCCCAGGGCCTGGGGCCACCATATCACCTGTCCCAGCCTGCTGTACCCGTTTGCCACACAGATGCCTGaggccccacctccaccccagcccacctCGGAGAGCGCCTCCTTCAGGGCCCAGTAGGCCTTGTCCAGACTGTCGTTGACGATGATCAGGTCAAACAGGCCGGGCTCCTTGcctgagggtgggggcagggtcaGCAGAAGCTCCGGGAACAGAGCGGGGGTCTGGGGACCCTTCGCAGGGACCACGGGGCTGGGTGATGGCTCCAGCCCTCCTGCGCCCCTTGACGGGGGACTGGCCTCCTGCGGGGTGAGGGGAGGCAGCGGGACGGCGCCCTCACTCACTGCTCTCCATGTCGGCCCGGGCGGCTGCCAGGCGCTTGGCCAGGCTCTCCTCCGTCTCCGTGTTCCGCTgccgcagccgctgctcctgagACAGAGCACGGGGTCAGCAGGCCCGAGCACGCAGGGCTGCCCCCCACGCCCCGGCTCGGCCCCCACCAGGACATCCAGTGAGGGCGGCTGCACGAAGATGTAGATGGGCCGCAGGTCCGTCTTCTTGATGTTGCGCACGCCCTGCAGGTCCACGTCCAGCACGCAGATGCGGTTCATGGCCTGCACGGCCCGCACAGCGGCCTTGCTGGGGAGAGGGGGGCGGAGCCGCTCAGCCGTGGGCGCCCCGGGTCCTAGCAGCCGCCGCGGCTTCAGAGAGCCTCAGAGGGGCCTCATCCCCATCCTCCACTCTGGGGCTGTCTGGGGGTGCCCACAAGGGCCTACTCTAACTGGCATCTGCTCCCTCGTTCTGGAAGCACTCCCTGAGCAACGCTTGCACGAGGGGGCCCTCTGCTGGTCCGGGGGTGGTGGTAGGGAGTGTGTGTGAGGGAGTGTGTCTGGTAGGGAGCAGCAACCTTCAGACCCCGGCCCAGagcctctccctctcctggcACCTCCCCCCAGGCCCCACACCACTGCCCATCACGCCTCCAGCCGCGTCTGCACTACCTTCTGGCTCACGTCCCCAGGCTGGTGATGGCAACCCCCCTCCCATGTCCTGCACGCAGGGGCCCTGCGTGGGGATGCGCTGGCCCCCACTGCCCTACAGGACACGCCCCTGGGCTCTCCCACCTCCTGGCTGCCCTCTGCAGGCCTtggaccccacccaggggtcacCGAGTACTATGTGCTCCTCGCCCGCTGGGGGGACCGCCCCTCAGTGGCCCACCGCTCTGCCCATCTGCACCCGGGGCAGAGGATCATGCGTCCTGGCGGTGCCTGCCTCGCCCAGCCAGGCGGCTCAGGGACTGGCTGTGCACAGAGGCAGGCCTGGGCCTGCCTCCCTGAGTCAGGACACTGCTCCTGGGCCTTGTGAGTCAGATGGGGGGAGCCAGCAGAGACCCTGCTCTGGTTGGCTGGTAGCGTTGGGGTTGGGGGCAGCTGCTGTTTTGCCAGGGACCCTTCCCAGGCTACCCTACTGACTGGAGGGGAGGCGCCACATGAAACCTGCAGAGCCCTAAGACCCAGGTCCCCCGAGTCCTCCCTGCACACCAGCTCCTCGTCTGGCCCGCTTCTCACAGCAGCCTGGCCAGGGAGACACAAGTGGGGCTGGGCCCAGAGTGGGCAGCCCAGAGATTTCTGACTTAAGCTCCATCGTGACCTCTAGAGGGCTGAGTCCTTGGCCTCAAGTGCCCAGACACCCAGCAGAGACAACACCCCCACCTGGGGCCCAGCCAAGGGGAGACCCCCAGGGCCTACAGACACCCCCTGCCTGGGTCACCCACTCCTGGTCTCTGGGGGAATGAGAGGAAGGGAAGGCCCAAAGCACCGCCCACCTGGTCCCGTACAAGTTCCCTGAGAACTCGGCGTGCTCGATGAAGTCTCCGGCAGCAATGTCGCGCTGCATCACCTCCCTGGTCACAAAGTAGTAATCTGCAAGGAGAAGGCGGGGGCGGGAGACAGGCCTCAGGCACCCCTGACGCTGTCGGGCTGCCTGCGTCTTGGGCCGGAGCACAGGGCCAGCTGGCCAAGCTCACCTCTGCCGTTCTCCTCTCCTGGCCTCGGGTCCCTTGTCGTGTCTAGGAATAAGTAACAGCGACGGCCTTGGGACACCCGGAACCTCACATATCCCATCCCCAGGGCCTGCCCCGCGGCCTGGCTCCGCCCATCCAGAGGTGTGGGAAGGGAGGCTACAGGCTAGGGTCGGCAGTGTGGGGGCTTCTGCCCCAGTGTGTGGCAGTGGGTGCGGTACTTCGGGGCACGTTAGCAAGGGTCTCTGTCCCCAGTCTCTCTTggaccctcccccacctccccgggGCCTCACGGGACACGCTGAAGCCAAAGATGCTGCCATGCTCCTGCAGGAGTTTCTTCAGTAGGGTGCTCTTCCCAGCCCCCGAGGGTCCGCTCAGGACAACGGGCCTTGGTCCTGACATCCCTGTGGGGAGGCGCGGGGAGAGGCAAGTCTCAGCAGGGCCCTGCTCCCTGCTGCACGGCATATGGCGGCGGCTGCAGCGCCCAAGTGAACTCACCCCAGCAATGAGGCAGAGCCGAGGTACAATCACTCAGAGCCAAGCTTACACCCTGCCTATGCCTCCCAGTGGGTGGTAACATAACCGCAAATGTGTGGCCTCCCCAGCTGTCCACTACCAGCCTACCTCTCAAGGAGCCTAGACTTTGGCTCCTCGGAGGGACACACCCAGGTCCCAATTCCTGTGTCTCCTGGCACCACACTTCGGAGGTGTCCTTGGTCAAGGTCCGTGGAACCCAAGGTCTGTTCTGGGAACTTCCATTGAAAAGCAAGGGGCTAATCCCAGGGTCCCTGACTCCCCTCTGTGATACCTGGGTCTCATGAAGCCAGCAGGAGAGCGGGGCATCACCGTCCCAGCTCGTAACACAGGTGCCTGCCACAGGTGAGAACACCGAGGACAGGAAGAGTGGAAGAGGGCTGGAGGGGTCAGCTTAGCCTGCTCTATCCCCACTGGACCACCCTGCACCCCGCACATGGACCTACCTTCTGAGTAGCCTCTGTGCTCAGCTTGGGGCTGCACTGGAAGAGATGAGAGAGTGGTAATCCTTGCCTGCTCCCCACTGTCTGAGCACTAAATCCCTCCCAGTGCAGCCGGCACCACCTGCTCAGCAGAGGGAAACGCTGCTCCTCACCCGAGAGAAGAGCACCTGCCTCCCTGGCCACGTGACAGGACGAGCTGAGGAAGGTAGGTGCACTGGGAGCCTCAGAAGACAGGAAACAAGGCCGGCACTAAGCAAAGGGGCTGGGAGGCTATGCACTGccccagagggaggcagaggcCAGACGCGCGTGTGATGAGCTGGCCTGCCCCTGCAGCACTCTCTGCGTGCAGGTGCCCAAGAAGCAGCAGTGGCCAGCAGTGAGGGCCGGGAGGAACAGGCCACTCTGCGTGGGCAGCTCTCCAGCAGGGCCCCTGGTGGGCACTGCCTTCCTAATCTGCAATGTAGGCCAACCTGGGTAATCTGGCTAAAGCATAGCTATTCTGGGACCATCAGGCTGCATGCAAACGCCCCGAAGGAGGACTTGGGACTCAGACATGACCACCTGCTGAAAAGAGATAGAAGAAATGGCTCCAGAGGAGCTCATCAATGCTCTGTCACTTCTGAGTGACCAGTTCTCAGCTCCTTTGTCTCGTCCAAGTTTCCTATTAGAatagtgagagtgaagttgctcggtcgtgttcgactctgcaaccccatggcctacagcccaccaggctcctccatccaaggggttttccaggcaagaatactggagtgggttgccacttccttctccaggggagcttcctgacccggggattgaacccaggtcgctcgcattgcaggcagcctctttaccatctgagccaccagggaagcccaatagtgcACTGTTTTAAAATAGCAAGT includes:
- the GUK1 gene encoding guanylate kinase isoform X4, which encodes MASCFFPERAQLPPCKAWPHPTVRRSKKETAGSPTSNQVLEVQPQAEHRGYSEGMSGPRPVVLSGPSGAGKSTLLKKLLQEHGSIFGFSVSHTTRDPRPGEENGRDYYFVTREVMQRDIAAGDFIEHAEFSGNLYGTSKAAVRAVQAMNRICVLDVDLQGVRNIKKTDLRPIYIFVQPPSLDVLEQRLRQRNTETEESLAKRLAAARADMESRNKEGSSHWSVLRRPASCVLLGGA
- the GUK1 gene encoding guanylate kinase isoform X10, which produces MSGPRPVVLSGPSGAGKSTLLKKLLQEHGSIFGFSVSHTTRDPRPGEENGRDYYFVTREVMQRDIAAGDFIEHAEFSGNLYGTSKAAVRAVQAMNRICVLDVDLQGVRNIKKTDLRPIYIFVQPPSLDVLEQRLRQRNTETEESLAKRLAAARADMESSKEPGLFDLIIVNDSLDKAYWALKEALSEEIKKAQATGQS
- the GUK1 gene encoding guanylate kinase isoform X9, with the protein product MQPQAEHRGYSEGMSGPRPVVLSGPSGAGKSTLLKKLLQEHGSIFGFSVSHTTRDPRPGEENGRDYYFVTREVMQRDIAAGDFIEHAEFSGNLYGTSKAAVRAVQAMNRICVLDVDLQGVRNIKKTDLRPIYIFVQPPSLDVLEQRLRQRNTETEESLAKRLAAARADMESSKEPGLFDLIIVNDSLDKAYWALKEALSEEIKKAQATGQS
- the GUK1 gene encoding guanylate kinase isoform X8, which produces MLRRPLAGLAAAALGRALSDGMSGPRPVVLSGPSGAGKSTLLKKLLQEHGSIFGFSVSHTTRDPRPGEENGRDYYFVTREVMQRDIAAGDFIEHAEFSGNLYGTSKAAVRAVQAMNRICVLDVDLQGVRNIKKTDLRPIYIFVQPPSLDVLEQRLRQRNTETEESLAKRLAAARADMESSKEPGLFDLIIVNDSLDKAYWALKEALSEEIKKAQATGQS
- the GUK1 gene encoding guanylate kinase isoform X6 codes for the protein MRLNLDSSRWKETQMRLCSAMTGLSPPRDVRTKARCPERTLGGWEEHPTEETPAGAWQHLWLQRVPHDKGPEARRGERQRLLLCDQGGDAARHCCRRLHRARRVLRELVRDQAAVRAVQAMNRICVLDVDLQGVRNIKKTDLRPIYIFVQPPSLDVLEQRLRQRNTETEESLAKRLAAARADMESSKEPGLFDLIIVNDSLDKAYWALKEALSEEIKKAQATGQS
- the GUK1 gene encoding guanylate kinase isoform X3, which encodes MASCFFPERAQLPPCKAWPHPTVRRMQPQAEHRGYSEGMSGPRPVVLSGPSGAGKSTLLKKLLQEHGSIFGFSVSHTTRDPRPGEENGRDYYFVTREVMQRDIAAGDFIEHAEFSGNLYGTSKAAVRAVQAMNRICVLDVDLQGVRNIKKTDLRPIYIFVQPPSLDVLEQRLRQRNTETEESLAKRLAAARADMESSKEPGLFDLIIVNDSLDKAYWALKEALSEEIKKAQATGQS
- the GUK1 gene encoding guanylate kinase isoform X2 translates to MASCFFPERAQLPPCKAWPHPTVRRSKKETAGSPTSNQVLEGMSGPRPVVLSGPSGAGKSTLLKKLLQEHGSIFGFSVSHTTRDPRPGEENGRDYYFVTREVMQRDIAAGDFIEHAEFSGNLYGTSKAAVRAVQAMNRICVLDVDLQGVRNIKKTDLRPIYIFVQPPSLDVLEQRLRQRNTETEESLAKRLAAARADMESSKEPGLFDLIIVNDSLDKAYWALKEALSEEIKKAQATGQS
- the GUK1 gene encoding guanylate kinase isoform X1 — its product is MASCFFPERAQLPPCKAWPHPTVRRSKKETAGSPTSNQVLEVQPQAEHRGYSEGMSGPRPVVLSGPSGAGKSTLLKKLLQEHGSIFGFSVSHTTRDPRPGEENGRDYYFVTREVMQRDIAAGDFIEHAEFSGNLYGTSKAAVRAVQAMNRICVLDVDLQGVRNIKKTDLRPIYIFVQPPSLDVLEQRLRQRNTETEESLAKRLAAARADMESSKEPGLFDLIIVNDSLDKAYWALKEALSEEIKKAQATGQS
- the GUK1 gene encoding guanylate kinase isoform X7; this translates as MASCFFPERAQLPPCKAWPHPTVRRRMSGPRPVVLSGPSGAGKSTLLKKLLQEHGSIFGFSVSHTTRDPRPGEENGRDYYFVTREVMQRDIAAGDFIEHAEFSGNLYGTSKAAVRAVQAMNRICVLDVDLQGVRNIKKTDLRPIYIFVQPPSLDVLEQRLRQRNTETEESLAKRLAAARADMESSKEPGLFDLIIVNDSLDKAYWALKEALSEEIKKAQATGQS
- the GUK1 gene encoding guanylate kinase isoform X5, whose protein sequence is MLRRPLAGLAAAALGRALSDVQPQAEHRGYSEGMSGPRPVVLSGPSGAGKSTLLKKLLQEHGSIFGFSVSHTTRDPRPGEENGRDYYFVTREVMQRDIAAGDFIEHAEFSGNLYGTSKAAVRAVQAMNRICVLDVDLQGVRNIKKTDLRPIYIFVQPPSLDVLEQRLRQRNTETEESLAKRLAAARADMESSKEPGLFDLIIVNDSLDKAYWALKEALSEEIKKAQATGQS